One part of the Desulfonema ishimotonii genome encodes these proteins:
- a CDS encoding type II secretion system F family protein gives MTKFSYDAIGEDGRMVSGEVDAESDDVAENMILDFGYIPSKIKKKREISLNFRWSDFRKRVYPVKTRDIILFTRQFATMIRTGVPIIELLQALEEQTENQTLRKTIKDIAFNLKQGGSLYNTFRKYPDIFSPLYCSVIQAGERTGALSDVLDRLTYIMEHEDKIKSDVRSALRYPMIVCLFLCVAFLVLLIFVIPKFVTIFEAAGLELPLPTRICILTYYIFNQYWYILLLAAVAVFSSMTIYFRTEYGKFIRDSVMIRLPVLGKFLLKAAMSRFASIFFILQYSGVPVLESMSILSGTIGNAAISHEFLRIRSDIEKGSSIAAPLKSAKYFTPMVINMVAIGEKTENLDRMLHEVANHYDSEVEYAMKGISEYINPLLTIGIAFVVGFFALAIFLPMWDMTKITG, from the coding sequence ATGACGAAGTTCTCTTATGATGCCATTGGCGAGGATGGACGCATGGTCTCCGGTGAAGTGGATGCCGAATCCGACGATGTCGCCGAAAATATGATTCTGGATTTCGGGTATATTCCCTCTAAAATTAAAAAAAAGAGAGAAATATCTTTAAATTTCCGATGGTCTGATTTCAGGAAAAGGGTTTATCCGGTTAAAACCCGGGATATCATACTTTTTACCCGCCAATTTGCGACAATGATCCGCACGGGGGTGCCGATTATAGAACTGTTACAGGCATTGGAGGAGCAGACTGAAAATCAGACACTTAGAAAAACAATTAAAGATATAGCTTTTAATTTAAAGCAGGGCGGAAGTCTCTACAATACATTCAGGAAATATCCTGATATATTTTCGCCGTTGTATTGCAGTGTGATCCAGGCCGGGGAGCGGACCGGGGCGCTTTCCGATGTGCTGGACCGGCTGACCTATATTATGGAGCATGAAGATAAAATTAAGTCCGATGTCAGATCTGCCTTGCGCTATCCGATGATTGTCTGTCTGTTCCTGTGCGTTGCCTTTCTGGTGCTGCTGATTTTTGTGATTCCGAAATTTGTCACTATTTTTGAAGCAGCGGGGCTGGAGCTTCCGCTGCCGACCCGGATATGTATCCTGACCTATTATATTTTTAATCAGTACTGGTACATTCTTTTACTGGCGGCAGTAGCCGTTTTTTCTTCCATGACGATTTATTTCAGAACAGAGTACGGAAAATTTATCCGGGACTCTGTGATGATCCGGCTGCCTGTTCTGGGGAAATTTCTTTTGAAAGCGGCAATGTCCCGTTTTGCCAGCATTTTTTTTATTCTTCAATACAGCGGGGTTCCTGTTCTCGAATCCATGTCCATATTATCGGGTACGATTGGAAATGCGGCTATTTCCCATGAATTTTTACGCATCAGAAGCGACATTGAAAAGGGAAGCAGTATCGCAGCCCCTCTTAAATCGGCAAAGTACTTTACCCCGATGGTCATCAACATGGTGGCGATTGGCGAAAAAACTGAAAATCTTGACCGCATGCTCCATGAGGTCGCAAATCATTATGATTCAGAGGTCGAATATGCTATGAAGGGGATATCGGAGTATATCAATCCGTTACTGACGATCGGAATTGCTTTTGTTGTCGGTTTTTTTGCCCTCGCGATTTTTCTGCCCATGTGGGATATGACAAAGATTACAGGATGA
- a CDS encoding sigma-54 interaction domain-containing protein, with amino-acid sequence MKGGIIARNQTKLIDNMKTSRYHVSFYIIIPLIFAGYAVLASISTYRLTQYCLKHDLDPGSLLLWALIVISIIGSVCGLIIVWILLKPVSNFIRNAQSVMPLKEAEEDAKDPIEKWGHVFNEITSRLSIVETKELFPEIIAESEIMRAVLSQIKKVAPTDSTVLIIGESGTGKELVATSIYKQSLRNDKPFIKLNCVAVPDGLWESELFGHEKGAFTGATSRKIGRFELANSGTLFLDEIGDMPLETQAKMLRVLQEREFERVGGTRSIKVDVRFIAATNKDLKKMVEVKKFREDLFFRLNVIRLDIPPLRDRRDDIAVLVNHFCRQREIEVSPIALQMLMENSSWPGNVRELQNIVERAAVMSENDIIEPRHLPENIIGSGIAPLLAVSSAGESPDAGDDNSPPSLDDQLSGIERAMIIEALRKSEGVQVKAAGLLRIKQRSLWHRIKKHNINAKAFKKNN; translated from the coding sequence ATGAAGGGAGGAATAATTGCTCGAAACCAAACAAAACTCATTGATAATATGAAGACTTCCCGTTATCATGTCAGCTTCTACATCATTATTCCGCTTATTTTTGCAGGCTATGCTGTGCTGGCGTCTATTTCGACATACCGCCTGACGCAATACTGTCTGAAGCACGATCTTGATCCCGGATCACTTCTTTTATGGGCCCTGATTGTCATCAGTATTATCGGTTCTGTCTGTGGCCTGATCATTGTCTGGATTCTGTTAAAGCCGGTGAGCAACTTTATCCGAAACGCTCAGTCGGTCATGCCGCTTAAAGAGGCCGAGGAAGATGCAAAGGATCCGATTGAAAAATGGGGACATGTTTTTAACGAAATTACCTCAAGGCTTTCCATTGTAGAGACAAAAGAGCTTTTTCCTGAAATTATTGCTGAGAGTGAGATCATGAGGGCGGTGCTGAGTCAGATCAAAAAAGTTGCCCCTACGGACTCGACCGTTCTGATTATCGGAGAAAGCGGAACGGGAAAGGAACTGGTGGCAACAAGCATATATAAACAGAGCCTTCGGAATGATAAGCCTTTTATAAAACTGAACTGCGTGGCGGTACCTGACGGGCTTTGGGAATCCGAGCTGTTCGGACATGAAAAAGGTGCATTTACCGGCGCAACATCCAGAAAGATCGGACGTTTTGAACTGGCTAACAGTGGTACGCTTTTTCTTGATGAAATCGGTGATATGCCTTTGGAAACCCAGGCAAAGATGCTTCGGGTTCTTCAGGAACGTGAATTTGAGAGAGTTGGTGGGACGCGGAGCATAAAAGTCGATGTACGATTTATTGCGGCGACAAATAAAGATTTGAAAAAAATGGTAGAGGTGAAGAAATTCCGGGAGGATCTTTTTTTTCGCCTGAATGTTATCCGCCTGGACATACCGCCTCTCAGGGATCGCAGAGACGATATAGCTGTCCTGGTTAATCATTTTTGCAGACAGAGAGAGATTGAAGTGTCCCCGATTGCCCTGCAAATGCTGATGGAGAATTCATCATGGCCGGGAAATGTCCGGGAACTTCAGAATATTGTGGAACGGGCCGCCGTGATGAGTGAAAATGACATTATTGAACCGCGCCACCTGCCGGAGAATATCATCGGGTCAGGTATTGCGCCACTGCTGGCAGTATCATCTGCGGGGGAATCCCCGGATGCGGGCGATGATAACTCGCCGCCTTCACTGGATGATCAGTTGAGTGGCATTGAACGTGCGATGATTATCGAAGCCTTGCGGAAATCAGAAGGGGTTCAGGTAAAAGCTGCCGGATTGCTGAGAATTAAGCAAAGAAGCTTGTGGCACAGGATAAAAAAACATAATATCAATGCCAAAGCTTTTAAGAAAAATAATTAA
- a CDS encoding type II secretion system protein, producing MGKNIFTNQKGFTLIEVIAVLIILGILAAVAVPKYFDVSDEARKKAYDSALSQGMSLCSLAYGKAALTAGGDPTLDQVFQALAGDENSDASVITTTAGATSGASGGSTEDGSDTGISIAGDFDFTFTKDTGAGANGGIRIVVTPKKWAFEEGQEIEDRTRTWLKP from the coding sequence ATGGGAAAGAATATTTTTACAAATCAAAAAGGTTTTACTTTGATAGAGGTGATCGCTGTTCTGATTATCTTAGGGATACTTGCAGCTGTAGCAGTGCCTAAATATTTTGATGTCTCAGATGAAGCGCGAAAAAAAGCATATGACAGTGCTTTGTCGCAGGGGATGTCTCTTTGTTCATTAGCCTATGGCAAAGCCGCTTTGACTGCGGGCGGTGATCCTACTTTGGATCAGGTTTTTCAGGCCCTTGCCGGAGATGAGAATTCTGATGCGAGTGTGATTACCACAACTGCTGGCGCAACATCCGGTGCGTCAGGAGGCAGTACGGAAGACGGTTCCGATACAGGAATTTCCATCGCCGGTGATTTTGATTTTACGTTCACAAAAGACACTGGTGCGGGAGCGAATGGTGGTATAAGAATTGTTGTGACGCCAAAAAAATGGGCTTTTGAAGAGGGGCAAGAGATCGAGGACCGTACCAGAACCTGGTTAAAGCCATAG
- a CDS encoding pilus assembly FimT family protein, with translation MIIKRYNNISSFWHKKTECGFTLVELIAVLLILSVAGVFIGEYKPSHNANLVGEIEIIKSHLRYIRYLALSNDSKSWKIYFTDNSYIVYEKTSDEPLMLPNEDSAPRFLSPGLTVELSQNGGAEIVDHIIFDKWGSPADHMTYQVKVSDTASGEYRLFRITKNTGFIR, from the coding sequence ATGATTATAAAAAGATATAATAATATAAGTAGTTTCTGGCATAAAAAAACGGAATGTGGGTTTACTCTGGTAGAGCTGATCGCCGTGTTGCTCATTCTCTCTGTTGCCGGTGTTTTTATCGGGGAATACAAGCCTTCCCATAATGCGAATCTGGTTGGGGAGATAGAAATTATCAAGTCACATCTGAGGTATATCCGATACCTTGCCCTGTCAAACGACAGTAAATCCTGGAAAATATATTTTACGGATAATTCTTATATTGTATATGAAAAAACTTCGGACGAACCGTTGATGCTTCCCAATGAGGACTCTGCCCCCCGTTTCCTGTCTCCGGGCCTGACAGTTGAATTGTCGCAGAACGGTGGGGCCGAGATCGTTGACCATATCATATTTGATAAATGGGGCAGCCCGGCCGACCACATGACCTATCAGGTAAAAGTCTCTGATACCGCGTCAGGTGAATACCGCCTTTTCCGCATCACAAAGAATACAGGTTTTATCCGATGA